A stretch of the Enterobacter mori genome encodes the following:
- the nrdA gene encoding class 1a ribonucleoside-diphosphate reductase subunit alpha has product MNQSLLVTKRDGTTERINLDKIHRVLDWAAEGLNNVSISQVELRSHIQFYDGIKTSDIHETIIKAAADLISREAPDYQYLAARLAIFHLRKKAYGQFEPPKLYDHVVKMVELGKYDTHLLEDYTEEEFEQMNEFIDHWRDMNFSYAAVKQLEGKYLVQNRVTGEIYESAQFLYILVAACLFSNYPRETRLSYVKRFYDAVSTFKISLPTPIMSGVRTPTRQFSSCVLIECGDSLDSINATSSAIVKYVSQRAGIGINAGRIRALGSPIRGGEAFHTGCIPFYKHFQTAVKSCSQGGVRGGAATLFYPMWHLEVESLLVLKNNRGVEGNRVRHMDYGVQINKLMYTRLLKGEDITLFSPSDVPGLYDAFFADQDEFERLYTKYEKDDSIRKQRVKAVDLFSLMMQERASTGRIYIQNVDHCNTHSPFDPVVAPVRQSNLCLEIALPTKPLEDVNDENGEIALCTLSAFNLGAIKTLDELEELAVLAVRALDALLDYQDYPIPAAKRGAMGRRTLGIGVINFAYWLAKNGKRYSDGSANNLTHQTFEAIQYYLMKASNELAKEQGACPWFNETTYAKGILPIDTYKKDLDAIVSEPLHLDWEGLRESIKTHGLRNSTLSALMPSETSSQISNATNGIEPPRGHVSIKASKDGVLRQVVPDYETLGNNYELLWEMPNNDGYLQLVGIMQKFIDQSISANTNYDPTRFPSGKVPMQQLLKDLLTAYKFGVKTLYYHNTRDGAEDAQDDMVPSIQDDGCESGACKI; this is encoded by the coding sequence ATGAATCAGAGTCTGCTGGTGACAAAGCGCGACGGTACTACCGAGCGTATCAATCTGGACAAAATCCATCGAGTTCTCGACTGGGCAGCAGAAGGACTGAACAACGTATCTATCTCCCAGGTTGAACTGCGTTCTCACATTCAGTTCTACGACGGCATTAAAACGTCTGATATCCACGAAACCATTATCAAAGCAGCGGCAGATCTGATCTCCCGCGAAGCACCGGATTATCAGTACCTCGCTGCGCGTCTGGCCATCTTCCACCTGCGTAAGAAAGCCTACGGCCAGTTTGAGCCGCCGAAGCTGTACGATCACGTGGTGAAAATGGTTGAGCTGGGCAAATACGATACGCATCTGCTGGAAGACTATACGGAAGAAGAGTTCGAGCAGATGAACGAGTTTATCGATCACTGGCGCGACATGAACTTCTCCTACGCGGCGGTGAAGCAGCTCGAAGGTAAATACCTGGTTCAGAACCGTGTGACGGGCGAAATCTACGAGAGCGCCCAGTTCCTCTATATTCTGGTGGCCGCCTGCCTGTTCTCTAACTACCCGCGTGAGACCCGCCTCTCCTACGTGAAGCGTTTCTACGATGCGGTCTCCACGTTCAAGATTTCTCTGCCGACGCCAATCATGTCTGGCGTGCGTACCCCAACCCGTCAGTTCAGCTCCTGCGTACTGATCGAGTGTGGTGACAGCCTGGATTCCATCAACGCCACCTCCAGCGCCATCGTGAAATACGTTTCCCAGCGCGCCGGTATCGGCATCAATGCCGGTCGCATCCGTGCGCTGGGCAGCCCGATTCGCGGTGGTGAAGCGTTCCACACCGGCTGTATCCCGTTCTATAAGCACTTCCAGACGGCAGTAAAATCCTGCTCTCAGGGCGGCGTGCGCGGCGGTGCTGCGACGCTGTTCTACCCAATGTGGCACCTGGAAGTGGAAAGCCTGCTGGTTCTGAAGAACAACCGCGGCGTGGAAGGCAACCGCGTGCGTCACATGGACTACGGCGTGCAGATCAACAAGCTGATGTACACCCGTCTGCTGAAAGGTGAAGACATCACCCTGTTCAGCCCGTCCGACGTCCCGGGCCTGTACGACGCGTTCTTCGCCGATCAGGACGAGTTCGAGCGTCTGTACACCAAATACGAAAAAGACGACAGCATCCGTAAGCAGCGCGTGAAGGCGGTAGACCTGTTCTCCCTGATGATGCAGGAACGTGCTTCTACCGGCCGTATCTACATCCAGAACGTGGACCACTGCAACACCCACAGCCCGTTCGACCCGGTCGTCGCACCCGTGCGCCAGTCTAACCTGTGCCTGGAGATCGCTCTGCCAACCAAGCCGCTGGAAGACGTGAACGACGAAAACGGCGAAATCGCCCTGTGTACGCTGTCCGCGTTCAACCTGGGTGCAATTAAAACCCTGGACGAGCTGGAAGAGCTGGCCGTGCTGGCGGTTCGCGCGCTCGACGCCCTGCTGGATTACCAGGATTACCCAATCCCGGCGGCAAAACGCGGTGCAATGGGCCGTCGTACTCTGGGTATCGGCGTGATCAACTTCGCCTACTGGCTGGCGAAAAACGGCAAGCGTTACTCCGACGGCAGCGCTAACAACCTGACGCACCAGACGTTCGAAGCCATTCAGTACTACCTGATGAAAGCCTCCAACGAGCTGGCGAAAGAGCAAGGCGCGTGCCCGTGGTTCAACGAAACCACCTACGCGAAAGGCATTCTGCCGATCGACACCTATAAGAAAGACCTGGATGCGATCGTCAGCGAGCCGCTGCACCTCGACTGGGAAGGCCTGCGTGAGTCCATCAAGACCCACGGCCTGCGTAACTCAACGCTCTCTGCCCTGATGCCGTCCGAGACCTCTTCGCAGATCTCCAACGCCACCAACGGTATTGAACCGCCGCGCGGCCATGTCAGTATCAAAGCCTCGAAAGACGGCGTGCTGCGTCAGGTCGTACCGGACTACGAAACGCTGGGCAACAACTACGAGCTGCTGTGGGAAATGCCAAACAACGACGGCTACCTGCAGCTGGTGGGTATCATGCAGAAGTTTATCGACCAGTCGATCTCTGCCAATACCAACTATGACCCGACGCGCTTCCCGTCCGGCAAGGTACCGATGCAGCAACTGCTGAAAGACCTGCTGACCGCGTATAAGTTTGGCGTGAAAACCCTGTACTATCACAACACCCGTGACGGTGCGGAAGACGCGCAGGACGATATGGTGCCGTCAATTCAGGACGATGGCTGCGAAAGCGGCGCATGTAAGATCTAA
- the nrdB gene encoding class Ia ribonucleoside-diphosphate reductase subunit beta has translation MAYTTFSQTKNDQLKEPMFFGQPVNVARYDQQKYDIFEKLIEKQLSFFWRPEEVDVSRDRIDFQALPDHEKHIFLSNLKYQTLLDSIQGRSPNVALLPLISIPELETWVETWAFSETIHSRSYTHIIRNIVNDPAVVFDDIVTNEQIQKRAEGIAHYYDELIEMTSYWHLLGEGTHNVNGKTITVNLRALKKQLYLCLMSVNALEAIRFYVSFACSFAFAERKLMEGNAKIIRLIARDEALHLTGTQHMLNLLRSGTDDPEMAAIAEECKQECYDLFVLAAQQEKEWADYLFRDGSMIGLNKDILCQYVEYITNIRMQAVGLDLPFQTRSNPIPWINTWLVSDNVQVAPQEVEVSSYLVGQIDSEVNTDDLSDFQL, from the coding sequence ATGGCATATACCACCTTTTCACAGACGAAAAACGACCAGCTCAAAGAGCCGATGTTCTTCGGCCAGCCGGTCAACGTGGCACGCTACGATCAGCAAAAATATGACATCTTCGAAAAGCTGATTGAAAAGCAACTTTCCTTCTTCTGGCGCCCGGAAGAAGTGGACGTTTCCCGCGACCGTATCGATTTCCAGGCGTTGCCGGATCACGAAAAGCATATCTTCCTCAGCAACCTGAAGTATCAGACGCTGCTGGACTCCATTCAGGGCCGTAGCCCGAACGTGGCGCTGCTGCCGCTGATCTCCATTCCTGAGCTGGAAACCTGGGTGGAAACCTGGGCGTTCTCCGAGACGATCCACTCCCGTTCTTACACCCACATCATCCGCAACATCGTGAACGATCCGGCGGTGGTGTTTGACGATATCGTCACCAACGAACAGATCCAGAAGCGCGCGGAAGGCATTGCGCACTACTACGACGAGCTGATCGAGATGACCAGCTACTGGCATCTGCTGGGCGAAGGCACGCACAACGTGAACGGCAAAACCATTACCGTGAACCTGCGCGCGCTGAAAAAGCAGCTGTACCTGTGCCTGATGAGCGTCAACGCGCTGGAAGCGATCCGCTTCTACGTGAGCTTCGCCTGCTCCTTCGCCTTTGCCGAGCGCAAGCTGATGGAAGGTAACGCCAAAATCATCCGCCTGATCGCCCGTGACGAAGCCCTGCACCTGACCGGGACTCAGCACATGCTGAACCTGCTGCGCAGCGGTACGGACGACCCGGAAATGGCTGCGATTGCCGAAGAGTGCAAGCAGGAATGCTACGATCTGTTCGTGCTGGCGGCCCAGCAGGAGAAAGAGTGGGCAGACTACCTGTTCCGCGACGGCTCCATGATTGGCCTGAACAAAGACATCCTGTGCCAGTACGTGGAGTACATCACCAACATCCGCATGCAGGCGGTCGGTCTCGACCTGCCGTTCCAGACGCGCTCTAACCCCATCCCGTGGATCAACACCTGGCTGGTGTCCGATAACGTGCAGGTCGCGCCGCAGGAAGTGGAAGTGAGTTCTTACCTGGTCGGGCAGATTGATTCTGAAGTCAACACCGACGACCTGAGCGACTTCCAGCTCTGA
- the yfaE gene encoding class I ribonucleotide reductase maintenance protein YfaE, with translation MSRVTLSLSGTEVMCQEEHPSLLVALEAHQVEVEYQCREGYCGSCRCRLVAGQVDWLTEPLAFINEGEILPCCCRAKGDIEIEM, from the coding sequence ATGAGCCGCGTAACGTTGAGTCTTTCTGGTACAGAAGTGATGTGCCAGGAAGAGCACCCTTCTCTGCTGGTGGCGCTTGAAGCCCATCAGGTTGAAGTGGAGTACCAGTGTCGTGAAGGCTATTGCGGCTCGTGCCGCTGCCGTCTGGTCGCAGGCCAGGTGGACTGGCTGACCGAACCGCTGGCCTTTATCAACGAAGGGGAAATTTTGCCCTGCTGCTGCCGGGCAAAAGGCGATATTGAGATTGAGATGTGA
- the glpQ gene encoding glycerophosphodiester phosphodiesterase: MKLTQLATGLLLAGLMTGSALAADKIVIAHRGASGYLPEHTLPAKAMAYAQGADYLEQDLVMTKDDQLVVLHDHYLDRVTDVAERFPDRARKDGRYYAIDFTLAEIRSLKFTEGFEIENGKKVQVYPGRFPMGKSDFRIHTFQEEIEFVQGLNHSTGKNIGIYPEIKAPWFHHQEGKDIAAKTLEVLKQYGYTSKKDKVYLQCFDAAELKRIKTELEPKMGMDLNLVQLIAYTDWNETQEKQPDGKWVNYNYDWMFKPGAMKQIAQYADGIGPDYHMLVAEGSAPGHVKLTAMVNEAHASKMQVHPYTVRADQLPEYATDVNQLYEVLYNQAGVDGLFTDFPDKAVSFLKD; the protein is encoded by the coding sequence ATGAAATTAACTCAGTTAGCGACTGGCCTGCTGTTGGCGGGCCTGATGACAGGCTCCGCGCTGGCGGCGGATAAAATCGTTATTGCCCACCGCGGTGCGAGCGGCTATCTGCCAGAGCATACGCTGCCGGCAAAAGCGATGGCCTATGCGCAGGGGGCGGATTACCTGGAGCAGGATCTGGTGATGACGAAGGACGACCAGCTGGTTGTTCTGCATGACCACTATCTGGACCGCGTGACGGACGTGGCGGAGCGTTTCCCGGACCGCGCGCGAAAAGATGGCCGCTACTACGCCATCGACTTCACGCTGGCGGAGATCCGTTCCCTGAAGTTTACCGAAGGCTTCGAGATTGAAAACGGCAAGAAGGTGCAGGTCTATCCGGGACGTTTCCCGATGGGCAAATCTGACTTCCGCATTCATACCTTCCAGGAAGAGATTGAGTTTGTTCAGGGGCTGAACCACTCAACCGGTAAAAACATTGGAATCTATCCTGAAATCAAAGCGCCGTGGTTCCACCATCAGGAAGGGAAGGATATTGCCGCGAAGACGCTGGAGGTACTGAAACAGTACGGCTACACCAGCAAGAAGGACAAAGTTTACCTGCAGTGTTTTGACGCCGCCGAGCTGAAGCGCATCAAAACCGAGCTGGAGCCGAAGATGGGGATGGATCTCAATCTGGTACAGCTGATTGCCTACACCGACTGGAATGAAACCCAGGAGAAGCAGCCGGACGGCAAGTGGGTGAACTATAACTACGACTGGATGTTTAAGCCGGGCGCGATGAAGCAGATTGCGCAGTACGCCGACGGCATTGGGCCGGATTACCACATGCTGGTGGCGGAAGGCTCAGCGCCGGGCCACGTGAAGCTGACGGCGATGGTGAATGAGGCGCACGCCAGCAAGATGCAGGTGCATCCGTATACGGTGCGTGCAGACCAGTTGCCGGAGTATGCCACGGATGTGAATCAGCTTTATGAGGTGTTGTATAACCAGGCGGGCGTGGACGGGTTGTTTACGGATTTCCCGGATAAAGCGGTGAGCTTTTTGAAAGATTAA
- the glpT gene encoding glycerol-3-phosphate transporter, translated as MLSIFKPASHRARLPEAEIDPLYRRLRWQIFLGIFFGYAAYYLVRKNFALAMPYLVEQGFSRGDLGFALSGISIAYGFSKFIMGSVSDRSNPRVFLPAGLILAAAVMLFMGFVPWATSSIAIMFVLLFLCGWFQGMGWPPCGRTMVHWWSQKERGGIVSVWNCAHNVGGGLPPLLFLLGMAWFNDWKAALYMPAFGAIVVAIIAFALMRDTPQSCGLPPIEEYKNDYPDDYSKEHEEELTAKQIFMKYVLPNKLLWYIAVANVFVYLLRYGILDWSPTYLKEVKHFALDKSSWAYFLYEYAGIPGTLLCGWMSDKVFKGNRGATGVFFMTLVTIATVVYWLNPPGNPSVDMACMIVIGFLIYGPVMLIGLHALELAPKKAAGTAAGFTGLFGYLGGSVAASAIVGYTVDFFGWDGGFMVMIGGSVLAVLLLIVVMIGEKRHHAEVLARRQ; from the coding sequence ATGCTCAGTATCTTCAAACCCGCGTCGCATCGGGCGCGTCTGCCAGAGGCAGAAATTGATCCGCTTTACCGCCGTCTGCGTTGGCAAATCTTCCTGGGGATCTTCTTCGGGTACGCGGCGTACTACCTTGTGCGTAAAAACTTTGCGCTCGCCATGCCCTATCTGGTGGAGCAGGGCTTCTCCCGCGGCGATCTGGGGTTCGCACTGTCCGGGATCTCCATCGCCTACGGTTTTTCTAAATTCATCATGGGCTCGGTGTCGGATCGCTCGAATCCGCGCGTGTTCCTGCCTGCCGGTCTGATTCTGGCCGCTGCGGTGATGTTGTTCATGGGCTTTGTGCCGTGGGCGACGTCCAGTATTGCGATTATGTTCGTGCTGCTGTTCCTCTGCGGCTGGTTCCAGGGAATGGGGTGGCCGCCGTGCGGACGTACCATGGTGCACTGGTGGTCGCAGAAAGAGCGCGGCGGTATCGTGTCGGTGTGGAACTGTGCCCATAACGTCGGTGGTGGGCTTCCGCCTCTGCTTTTCCTGCTGGGGATGGCCTGGTTTAACGACTGGAAAGCCGCGCTGTATATGCCCGCCTTCGGCGCCATCGTCGTGGCGATTATCGCTTTCGCGCTGATGCGCGACACGCCTCAGTCCTGCGGCCTGCCGCCGATTGAAGAGTACAAAAACGACTATCCGGATGATTACAGCAAAGAGCACGAAGAAGAGCTGACCGCAAAACAGATCTTCATGAAGTACGTGCTGCCCAACAAGCTGCTGTGGTACATCGCGGTCGCCAACGTGTTCGTTTACCTGCTGCGCTACGGCATCCTCGACTGGTCGCCAACCTACCTGAAAGAGGTGAAGCACTTCGCGCTGGATAAATCCTCCTGGGCCTATTTCCTGTATGAATATGCCGGGATCCCGGGCACGCTGCTTTGCGGCTGGATGTCGGACAAGGTGTTTAAAGGCAACCGCGGTGCGACGGGCGTGTTCTTTATGACCCTGGTGACCATTGCCACCGTCGTTTACTGGCTCAACCCGCCGGGCAACCCATCAGTAGATATGGCCTGCATGATCGTTATCGGCTTCCTGATTTACGGTCCGGTGATGCTGATCGGCTTGCATGCCCTGGAGCTGGCACCGAAAAAAGCAGCAGGTACGGCGGCGGGCTTTACCGGCCTGTTCGGCTACCTCGGCGGTTCGGTCGCGGCGAGCGCCATCGTGGGCTACACCGTTGACTTCTTCGGCTGGGACGGCGGGTTTATGGTGATGATCGGCGGCAGCGTGCTGGCGGTTCTGCTGCTGATTGTGGTGATGATCGGTGAAAAACGTCACCACGCGGAAGTGCTGGCGCGTCGTCAATAA